TCCAACACCAGCTGCTGCTGGGTCAAAAGAATACGTCATTCCGTTACCATCGTCTGTAACTCCTGCTCCAGAATACACACCGCCAGTAGCGGTTCCTCCTCCTAAACCAGTTTGTACACCTGCATCAATACATAAATCTGCTGGTGCCGTAAAGGTTACTGTTGGTAAAACGAATACTTCTATAGTGTCAGAAGCTGCGTTTGTGCAACCATTAGCATTTGTATAGGTGTAAGTAATTGTATGTATTCCAATACCAGCTCCTGCTGGGTCAAAAGAATACGTCATGCCGTCACCATCGTCTGTAACTCCTGCTCCAGAATATACTCCTCCTGTTGCAGTTCCTCCACCTAAACCAGTTTGTACACCTGCATCAATACATAAATCTGCTGGTGCCGTAAAGGCTACTGTTGGTAAAGCGAATACTTCTATAGTGTCAGAAGCTGCGTTTGTGCAACCATTAGCATTTGTATAGGTGTAAGTAATTGTATGTATTCCAATACCAGCTCCTGCTGGGTCAAAAGAATACGTCATGCCGTCACCATCGTCTGTAACTCCTGCTCCAGAATATACTCCTCCTGTTGCAGTTCCTCCACCTAAACCAGTTTGTACACCTGCATCAATACATAAATCTGCTGGTGCCGTAAAGGCTACTGTTGGTAAAGCGAATACTTCTATAGTGTCAGAAGCTGCGTTTGTGCAACCATTAGCATTTGTATAGGTGTAAGTAATTGTATGTATTCCAATACCAGCTCCTGCTGGGTCAAAAGAATACGTCATGCCGTCACCATCGTCTGTAACTCCTGCTCCAGAATACACACCGCCAGTAGCTATTCCTCCACCTAAACCAGTTTGTTCACCTGCATCAATACATAGATCTGCTGGTGCCGTAAAGGCTACTGTTGGTATCGCGAATACTTCCATAGTATCACTAGCAGAATTCGTGCAACCATTAGCATTTGTAAAGGCGTAAGTAATTGTATGTGTTCCAACACCAGCTGCTGCTGGGTCAAAAGAATACGTCATGCCGTCACCATCGTCTGTAACTCCTGCTCCAGAATACACACCGCCAGTAGCGGTTCCTCCACCTAAACCAGTTTGTTCACCTGCATCAATACATAAATCTGCTGGTGCCGTAAAGGCTACTGTTGGTAAAGCGAATACTTCTATAGCGTCAGAAGCTGCGTTTGTGCAACCATTAGCGTTTGTAAAGGCGTAACTAATTGTATGTGTTCCAACACCAGCTGCTGATGGGTCAAAAGAATATGTCATGCCGTTACCATCGTCTGTAACTCCTGCTCCAGAATACACACCGCCAGTAGCGGTTCCTCCACCTAAACCAGCTTGCACACCTGCATCAATACATAAATCTGCTGGTGCCGTAAAGGCTACTGTTGGTAAAGCGAATACTTCTATAGTGTCAGAAGCTGCGTTTGTGCAACCATTAGCGTTTGTATAAGTGTAAGTAATAGTATGTGTTCCAACACCAGCTCCTGCTGGGTCAAAAGAATATGTCATGCCGTTACCATCGTCTGTAACTCCTGTTCCAGAATATACACCGCCAGTAGCTGTTCCTCCACCTAAACTAGCCTGTACACCAGCATCAATACATAAATCTGCTGGTGCTGTAAAGGTTACTGTTGGTAAAGCGAATACTTCTATAGCGTCAGAAGCTGCGTTTGTGCAACCATTAGCGTTTGTATAAGTGTAAGTAATAGTATGTGTTCCAATACCTGCTACCGCAGGATCAAAAGAATACGACGTTCCGTTGCCATCATCGGCAACTCCTGTTCCAGAATACACACCGCCAGTAGCGGTTCCTCCACCTAAACCAGTTTGTTCACCTGCATCAATACATAAATCTGCTGGTGCCGTAAAGGCTACTGTTGGTAAAGCGAATACTTCTATAGTATCAGAAGCTGCGTTTGTGCAACCATTAGCGTTTGTATAAGTGTAAGTAATAGTATGTGTTCCAATACCTGCTACCGCAGGATCAAAAGAATACGACGTTCCGTTACCATCGTCTGTAACTCCTGTTCCAGAATATACTCCTCCTGTTGCGGTTCCTCCACCTAAACTAGCCTGTACACCAGCATCAATACATAAATCTGCTGGTGCCGTAAAGGCTACTGTTGGTAATGCGAATACTTCTATAGCATCAGAAGCTGCGTTTGTGCAGCCATTAGCGTTTGTAAAGGTGTAAGTAATAGTATGTGTTCCAACACCAGCCCCTGCTGGGTCAAAAGAATACGACGTTCCGTTACCATCATCGGTAACTCCTGTTCCAGAATACACACCGCCAGTAGCTATTCCTCCTCCTAAACTAGCCTGTACACCAGCATCAATACATAAATCTGCAGGTGCTGTAAAGGTTACTGTTGGTAAAGCATTAATAGTTACACTTACACTTGAACTATTTGGGCAACTTCCTGCAGTTGTATACATAATAGTATAGGTGTTTGGTACTGTAGCAGACACATCAATTTCTCCTGTACTTGCATTAATACTAATACCAACTGTAGAACTAAATGTTCCACCAGTTACACCTGTAATAGTTGGTGTTGGATCACTAGCATCAGCACAATAAGAAGCTGCGCTGTAGCTAAAGCTTGCATCATCTAAACCATTAATAGTAACACTAACGGCTTCTGTACCATCACACAAACCAGGCGAATTATACTCAACAGTATAAGTATTAGGTGTTGAAGCTGAAACATCAATAGTACCAGTATTAGAGTTTATAGACAATCCTCCTGAAGCTGAAAAATAACCTCCAGAAACTCCGGTAATAGTGGGTGTTGGATCAGCACCATCAATACAATAAGCCGATGCATCATAATTAAAAGAAGCATCCTCTTTAGCTGTTGTATTTATAGTTATGGTTCCGCAAGCCCCAGGAGTTACACAGCCACCTTCACCTCGAATATAATAGGTTGTACTTGGTGGCGTAGGTGTTACAATAACAGATGATCCAGTTGTTGTCGTCACTAAAGTCCCTCCGCATGAGCCTGTATAAACAGACCATTGCGTTGCATCATTTTTATTTCCAGAAATAGAAATAAGAGCAGAATTTCCATCACATATTACTGGAGGACCAAATCCTGCTGTTGGTATATCTGGCGCTGTACAGGTAGGAGCCACACCCCAAGTAAAAGCATCCAAAGCTAAATAATCTGCATCGTTAGTAGCAGATATTAAAATTTCGTCTACGTTAGTATTTGAATTATCTGAACCACCTTCGGTAGAAAAATTAATAAAAGTAAAACCATTGTTAGGTGTTAAGGAAGGAGCATTAACAATCCCAGAACTTTTTATAATTGAAAATACAGTTATACCGTCTTTTTTCCCAGTAAAGGTTAATGTAGTTGTTGGAGGATTAGGATCAGAAAGGTTTCTTCTAGAAACAAATAAATAAAAACTTTTAAGAGTAATATCGGTACCATCAGTAGTTTTAATAGTAAAAGAAGACCCATCACCTAATGCAGGACTTCCGGCTGAGTTATCAATAAAAATATTATCAGCAAAAGTTCCATTCCAACCTCCTCCAGCGTAGGTTTCAATGTCATAGCTGATTTCACCAGAACCATTTTCAATGGTAAAACTCTGTCCATTATCACTAAAAGTAGTTGCATTAACACTTTCATCTTCGAATGCCTCTGTCGTTTGGGCGGAAGCTTTTAAGCTCAGACAGCTTAAAAAAAGAAATACCACAAAAAATTGTAAGTATTTAAAGGGTAAACATTGAGTAGTTTTTTGTTTCATTTTTTTTTGCATTTACAGTTCAGTTACAAATATATTTTTTTTTTGTAATTCAACATCAATCATAACTATAATGTTTTAAAAAACAAGTACTTATACACATTAAAAAAACACGTATTTATACGTATAGGATAAATAACTATTTATACGTACAGGATAAATAACTATTTATACACCCTCAATTAACAGATATTTATAGACGCGATACTATTTGAGAAACACTAATTATTAAGACGTATTTTTCTAAATAATTTGTTTAATTTTAATGACATTTTAAACATCATAAAAAGCACTATGTTCTCTGAATTGCATTTAAAAGAAATAGCTAAACTGTTAATTCATTCACAAACAGAGAAAGAAGAAATTAAGGCTGTTAATTTATTATCAAATTTTTACGCTAAAATTTTAGAAGTCGTCCCATTTGAGGATTTTATTGTAACTGGCACAGAGGTAAGTGGCGGCCTAGCGTTATCTCCCATACATGCTAAAGACTGTTTAGAAGACTATGTAAGAACTGCTCGTTTTACTAAAGGAACATACAAAGCAATACAAAAGGCAATACAAATTTTCAAAAACAAAAAAATTGAAATCGTTTATGCCGGGACGGGGCCATTAGGCACATTACTAGTCCCATTACTACCTTTATTTAGTAGTGATGATATTGCCATTACATTTATTGATATTCATGAAGACTCTATTTTAAATTTAAAACAAATAATTAATCATTTAGGTTATAAAGATTATGTAAAAGCGTATTTAATAGAAGATGCAACAACCTTTAAATTTAAAGAAGGAGCGCATATACATGTTGCTATTACAGAAACAATGGATAAAGGACTTACAAAAGAACCACAAGTTTCAATAACTCAAAATTTAGTAATGCAACTATGTGAAAAAGGAATTTTAGTTCCAGAAGACATAGAAATAAGTTCTAGAAAATCATTTCATGTTAAAGAAAAAGCATTTAAGTCAAATACAAACTATAAAGACTATATCAACTTAGAAGAAAAAGACGTTTTATTTTCAATCAATAAAAATATAAAGTCTTTGAAAACTAAATTTAGTTTTGAATCTGATTGGTTCTTTTTTAATCAAGACTTTGAAACCACTCCAGATATTTGTGTTTATACAAAAATTAAAGTATTTGAAGATGTTTTTATCAATGACGGGGAATCTTTGATAACCAATCCTTATTGTGTTAAATCGTTATATGCTTTGAAAAAAAACAAATACAAGCTACACTATTCAATAACAAATACGCCTAATTGGTATGTAAAATAAACAATGCTCTATAGAAAGATTAATAGAGCATTGTTTTTAATATTAGCTTCTTGAAGGAAATATCCCTACTACAGCGATAATAAAATTAACCGCTAAATATGGTTGCATGTTGTTGTGCGGTTGATTTCCACCACTATTTTGTGTTTGTACAGAATTTGAATTAGCGTTTAAGGTAATATCGGGCGTGGCTTCATTAAAACCGTACGTTGCATCAAAATTTCTACCTCCTGGAGACCCAGGTGTAGCAATTGTAGAGTTGTTAGTTGCTGATTGCAAAGTAGCATTACCGGAACTGACCTTTATTTCTCCTTGAGCAAGATGGTTGTGACTAGGCATTTCAACCGTAGTTAAGGTATGATATTCGTCTCCTTGTTTTTGACCTATAGGCCTAGGAGCAAGCCCTGGACCTGCACTACCTCCCGAACCGCCACCAGAGTGAATTGGAGCTCTACCTCTTAAATCTGGTAATGCAAAAGTAGTTCTTCCATCACCACCGTAAATGGTGCCTAGAAGAGAAAATAAAGCTGTGTTTTGTGAAATTTGTACTAATTGTCCGTTGCAAAACTCCCACCCTCTTGGGGCAAAATTTCCTGCGAACATACTGATCGATCCTAATAGTGGGTCTGCTGATGCCATAATAATAAAATTTAAAAATTAGTTTAAAATAAGTTCTAGATGTAAGAAATATGTATAATAACAATCCCAAAGCTATACCTACCAATCATTTTACATAAGCGTATAATCACGGAGTATTAAAACCACGTAAAAACACCTGTTTTTGGTAAAACTATTTTTTATGTGAATTAGTATGACTAGATTTATATTATAATTAAAACCAAAATATAAAAAACCATGAGTAAAAATGAAGTAACACTAGAAAACGCAAAAATTTGGGCAAAAAAATGGCAAACTGAAAATCCAAAGCATTGCAAAGCTTTTTTAATGCCTGCAATAGATTTAATAGAAACCCTTTTAGAAATGAACGTTCTAGTAAAACAAGAAGACGGCAACTACAGCCTTCAAAATGTCGAATCTAGCGGTGTTCGTGCCTATATGGCAATTGATCAAGAAGTTGAAGAAGGTTTTGGAGAAAAGTTGCTACTTGTTGGTACTAAAGTAGACTGTAAAGATATTCATCGCGATATTATTGAAGACGAAAAACCTTCTGGTTGTGACAACAGTGATGTAGATACAGCTGTAAATAAATTAAATGGAAGCGGTGTTTTTGATTTTACGTCACCTTGTCCAAGTGATTGCGATATAAATAGTCCCTTATCCAATTCATAAAATTTAATGAAATTAATTAGTTCCCTTTTTGAATACTTAGGAATAGCTATACTTTTTATTAATGCTTTGTTGTTTTTTAAAAGCTATACTTCAAAAAAAAGTATGGCTTTTAAATATTTTAGCTTTTATTTAGGGACTTCTTTAATTATTGTGGTAATAACATCTACGTTATCGTATTTTACAAAAGACAATCTTTACTTATCACATTTTTATTTTATTGGACAATTTATTCTATTATCCTTATTTTACCGAGAATTACTAAATACGAATCAAAAAAAGATAGTCAATACTATTTTAGCGCTTGTTTTATTTACTTTATCGTTACAATATGCAAATACTCCTGATCTTTTCTTTAAATTTTTCGTTTTTGAAATTTTTATAACCTCTTTTCCTATTGTCGTATATTCCATTATTCATCTCTATAATTCAATAAGTAAAAAAGGGGCGTATATTTATATAAATGCAGGAATCCTAATTTATCTAACAACTAGCACTTTAATATTTATTCTAGGAGATTATTTATCTGAATATAATAACACTACGATTAAGAAAATTTGGTTAGTTAATAAAATATTATATCTAATATATTTAATATTAATTTTTATAGAATGGACGAAAACATTATCGATGGACAAGAACAAGTAATAATAGCTTTAGTCTATGGACTTATTTTTTTAGTATTACTTACGACTGGACTGATTTTATTTTTTCATTATTCAAGACGAAAAATCATTCAAAAAGAGCTTGAAAAAGCTGCTTTAAAACTTGAAAATCAGCAAAAAATATTACAAACCTCCATCGCTATTCAAGAGAGAGAACGCAAACGTATTGCTCAAGATTTACACGATGCTATCAGCTCTAAATTAAACATTATAAGTTTAACCACTAATGTTTTACTAATAGATCAAACCATTAGTGAAAAACAGAAAATAGCTTTAGAACAAATATTAAATATTACTACGGGTACTTTAGAAAGCGCACGTAAAATTGCACACGATTTATTACCTCCTATTTTAAATGAATTTGGTCTTAAAGCTGCCTTACAAGAATTATTTG
This portion of the Olleya sp. Bg11-27 genome encodes:
- a CDS encoding T9SS type A sorting domain-containing protein; protein product: MKQKTTQCLPFKYLQFFVVFLFLSCLSLKASAQTTEAFEDESVNATTFSDNGQSFTIENGSGEISYDIETYAGGGWNGTFADNIFIDNSAGSPALGDGSSFTIKTTDGTDITLKSFYLFVSRRNLSDPNPPTTTLTFTGKKDGITVFSIIKSSGIVNAPSLTPNNGFTFINFSTEGGSDNSNTNVDEILISATNDADYLALDAFTWGVAPTCTAPDIPTAGFGPPVICDGNSALISISGNKNDATQWSVYTGSCGGTLVTTTTGSSVIVTPTPPSTTYYIRGEGGCVTPGACGTITINTTAKEDASFNYDASAYCIDGADPTPTITGVSGGYFSASGGLSINSNTGTIDVSASTPNTYTVEYNSPGLCDGTEAVSVTINGLDDASFSYSAASYCADASDPTPTITGVTGGTFSSTVGISINASTGEIDVSATVPNTYTIMYTTAGSCPNSSSVSVTINALPTVTFTAPADLCIDAGVQASLGGGIATGGVYSGTGVTDDGNGTSYSFDPAGAGVGTHTITYTFTNANGCTNAASDAIEVFALPTVAFTAPADLCIDAGVQASLGGGTATGGVYSGTGVTDDGNGTSYSFDPAVAGIGTHTITYTYTNANGCTNAASDTIEVFALPTVAFTAPADLCIDAGEQTGLGGGTATGGVYSGTGVADDGNGTSYSFDPAVAGIGTHTITYTYTNANGCTNAASDAIEVFALPTVTFTAPADLCIDAGVQASLGGGTATGGVYSGTGVTDDGNGMTYSFDPAGAGVGTHTITYTYTNANGCTNAASDTIEVFALPTVAFTAPADLCIDAGVQAGLGGGTATGGVYSGAGVTDDGNGMTYSFDPSAAGVGTHTISYAFTNANGCTNAASDAIEVFALPTVAFTAPADLCIDAGEQTGLGGGTATGGVYSGAGVTDDGDGMTYSFDPAAAGVGTHTITYAFTNANGCTNSASDTMEVFAIPTVAFTAPADLCIDAGEQTGLGGGIATGGVYSGAGVTDDGDGMTYSFDPAGAGIGIHTITYTYTNANGCTNAASDTIEVFALPTVAFTAPADLCIDAGVQTGLGGGTATGGVYSGAGVTDDGDGMTYSFDPAGAGIGIHTITYTYTNANGCTNAASDTIEVFALPTVAFTAPADLCIDAGVQTGLGGGTATGGVYSGAGVTDDGDGMTYSFDPAGAGIGIHTITYTYTNANGCTNAASDTIEVFVLPTVTFTAPADLCIDAGVQTGLGGGTATGGVYSGAGVTDDGNGMTYSFDPAAAGVGTHTISYAFTNANGCTNAASDAIEVFALPTVAFTAPADLCIDAGEQTGLGGGIATGGVYSGAGVTDDGNGMTYSFDPAAAGVGTHTITYAFTNANGCTNSASDTVEVLSVDNTITQVGVVLTANEAGATYQWYQCPSTLLTGETAQDFTPLTNGDYKVVVTSGGCVVESLCVTISTLGIDTFENEVKFSMYPNPSSNNVSFKSAISGDFEIVNLLGQTVKAFKIKANIVTDLYIGDLSEGMYLVKARDRSNIISKKLIIKK
- a CDS encoding phage tail protein, encoding MASADPLLGSISMFAGNFAPRGWEFCNGQLVQISQNTALFSLLGTIYGGDGRTTFALPDLRGRAPIHSGGGSGGSAGPGLAPRPIGQKQGDEYHTLTTVEMPSHNHLAQGEIKVSSGNATLQSATNNSTIATPGSPGGRNFDATYGFNEATPDITLNANSNSVQTQNSGGNQPHNNMQPYLAVNFIIAVVGIFPSRS
- a CDS encoding sensor histidine kinase, with translation MDENIIDGQEQVIIALVYGLIFLVLLTTGLILFFHYSRRKIIQKELEKAALKLENQQKILQTSIAIQERERKRIAQDLHDAISSKLNIISLTTNVLLIDQTISEKQKIALEQILNITTGTLESARKIAHDLLPPILNEFGLKAALQELFEDFSKHTKIEIEDNVEALTRLSKNDQLHVFRIVQELINNSIRHGKANELVVYMEQNETDFVIRYQDNGQGFDVKKIHEKSGIGLQNIKSRVKILKGILKIESTPNNGSQFIIRCSYER